GTAGCGCAGCAGTCGGCGGCCATCGTGGCCGACTGGCTGTCGCGGGAGGGCCCCAGCAGTGAGGACTAAGGGTTGGCTAGGGCCCCAGCAGCGTTGGCTGGGGTAAATTGCCCATCTAAACCGCCCGTATCCGCCATGCTCCGCCTCGTCCGCACCGATTCTGATAACCAAGATTTTCAGTCGCTGGTGATGCTGCTCGACCACTATTTGGCAGAAATTGACGACGACGAGCACGCTTTCTACGCCCAGTTTAACAAGGTGGCCAGCCTCAGCCACGTGGTGGTGGCCTACCTCGATGACGCGCCCGTGGGCTGCGGCGCCTTCAAGCCTTACGCCGCCGAGACGGTCGAAATCAAGCGCATGTTTGTGCAGCCAGCGCACCGCGGGCAGGGCGTGGCGCGTGCCGTACTGGCCGCGCTGGAGCAGTGGGCCGCCGAGCTGGGCTACGCCGGCTGCGTGCTGGAAACCGGCCAGCGGCAGGCCGCGGCCATTGCCCTGTACCAGCGCAGCGGCTACGCCCGCACGCCCAACTACGGGCAGTACGTGGGCGTCGAAAACAGCGTGTGCTTAGCCAAAGCGCTGGCCCGGCCCTAGCGGGGGCCCCCGGCGCTAATCATTTTGTGGCGAACTTTGTGGGCGGTTTTCGTTGTCCTGCTACTCACGGGTTTACTCACCGCGACGACCTTACGCGCTACCCCTATGTTCCCTTCTTCTGAAT
This genomic stretch from Hymenobacter sp. PAMC 26628 harbors:
- a CDS encoding GNAT family N-acetyltransferase; amino-acid sequence: MLRLVRTDSDNQDFQSLVMLLDHYLAEIDDDEHAFYAQFNKVASLSHVVVAYLDDAPVGCGAFKPYAAETVEIKRMFVQPAHRGQGVARAVLAALEQWAAELGYAGCVLETGQRQAAAIALYQRSGYARTPNYGQYVGVENSVCLAKALARP